Proteins encoded together in one Papaver somniferum cultivar HN1 unplaced genomic scaffold, ASM357369v1 unplaced-scaffold_21, whole genome shotgun sequence window:
- the LOC113340090 gene encoding RNA polymerase sigma factor sigE, chloroplastic/mitochondrial-like, whose translation MGVVSISSSASRTLIRLSERFAELHSPLKRPLILAFNTDKKKNILITPSEPIRIPVESPKESKRLRRSENKPAKRVKAVAIDEAPFCTLDLDFNEAAVKLENLYNLSPPSDVSDLEDIGSRVVKRRRRYRKKAGEGNKEDGREVNDFVVRNPEKKAKRLNLANRIASRRKEEEEEESVSSQGYKDSVEQRNVNRLIREYSVATDHVSMDWKKMKIPPVLPASEHAWLFKLMQPMKALLESKDMLHKDIGKEPTSNELAAAVNMSSVEVRKHLRVGRAARNKLIKHNLRLVLFAINKYFQEFANGAKFQDLCQAGAKGLIVAIDRFEPKRKSQLSTYGLFWIRHAIMRSMTLSSFTRVSYGLESVRVEIQKTKLQLMFELNRIPEEEEIAEKMGISLERYHEVMRASQGVISLHARHNTTQEEFINGITDFDGDKRSLPALLRLAVDDVLDSLKPKENLVIRQRYGLDGKGDRTLGEIAGNLNISREMVRKHEVKALMKLKHPTRVDYLRRHIF comes from the exons TTACACCAAGTGAGCCGATTAGGATACCGGTGGAGAGCCCAAAAGAGAGCAAGAGATTAAGAAGATCGGAGAATAAGCCTGCAAAAAGAGTTAAAGCTGTTGCTATTGATGAAGCTCCTTTTTGTACTTTAGACTTGGATTTTAATGAAGCTGCTGTCAAACTTGAAAATCTCTATAACTTGAGTCCACCATCTGATGTTTCTGATTTGGAGGATATAGGAAGTCGTGTTGTGAAGAGACGTCGTCGATATAGGAAGAAAGCGGGAGAAGGCAACAAGGAGGATGGCAGAGAAGTGAATGATTTTGTGGTGAGGAATCCGGAGAAAAAAGCAAAGAGGTTGAATCTTGCTAATAGGATTGCATCCAGAAGgaaggaggaagaggaagaagaatctGTGTCAAGTCAGGGGTATAAAGACAGTGTCGAGCAAAGGAATGTAAATAGGCTTATTAGGGAGTACTCTGTCGCGACTGATCATGTGAGCATGGActggaagaagatgaaaataccACCAGTTCTTCCTGCTTCAGAGCATGCTTGGTTGTTCAAATTGATGCAACCCATGAAG GCGCTACTTGAGTCCAAGGATATGTTACATAAAGACATTGGAAAGGAACCCACTTCTAATGAATTAGCAGCTGCAGTTAATATGAGTTCTGTCGAAGTCCGGAAACATTTAAGGGTTGGTCGAGCCGCGAGAAACAAACTGATAAAG CACAATCTCCGCCTAGTTTTATTTGCAATCAACAAATACTTTCAAGAGTTTGCAAATGGTGCGAAGTTTCAAGACCTTTGCCAAGCAGGGGCAAAGGGTCTCATTGTAGCCATTGACCGTTTTGAACCAAAACGAAAGTCTCAATTGTCTACATATGGTCTCTTTTGGATTAGGCACGCAATAATGCGGTCGATGACGCTTTCGAGTTTTACACGTGTTTCCTATGGCCTTGAATCG GTTAGAGTGGAGATCCAGAAAACGAAATTGCAGCTGATGTTCGAGCTCAACAGGATACCTGAGGAGGAGGAGATAGCGGAAAAGATGGGAATATCTCTAGAGAGATACCATGAAGTGATGAGAGCTTCCCAAGGTGTCATCTCACTCCATGCAAGACATAATACCACGCAAGAGGAATTCATCAATGGAATTACTGATTTTGATGGTGATAAACGGAGTCTACCGGCTCTTCTTAGGCTTGCAGTCGATGATGTG CTCGACTCGCTGAAGCCTAAGGAGAACTTAGTGATCAGACAGAGATATGGACTTGATGGTAAAGGTGACAGAACACTTGGAGAGATTGCAGGAAACCTTAATATTTCAAGAGAGATGGTTCGGAAACATGAAGTGAAAGCACTTATGAAGCTCAAGCACCCAACTCGAGTAGATTACCTGCGTAGGCATATTTTCTAA
- the LOC113339348 gene encoding MYB-like transcription factor ETC3: MDRRRRKQPKATANYESEEVSSIEWEVVTMSEQEEDLIYRMHKLVGDRWELIAGRIPGRTPQEIERFWIMKHTEGFAAPTTSGRRNKGSGSSGSKKKSSR; encoded by the exons ATGGATAGACGTAGACGAAAACAACCAAAGGCTACTGCAAACTATGAATCCGAAG AGGTGAGTAGTATCGAATGGGAAGTCGTTACCATGAGCGAACAAGAAGAAGATCTTATCTATCGTATGCATAAACTCGTTGGCGACAG GTGGGAACTAATTGCGGGTAGAATACCGGGACGAACACCGCAAGAAATAGAGAGGTTTTGGATAATGAAACATACTGAAGGATTCGCAGCACCAACAACatccggaagaagaaataaagGGAGTGGTAGTAGCGGCAGCAAGAAAAAATCATCCAGATGA